From Altererythrobacter sp. Root672, the proteins below share one genomic window:
- the thiC gene encoding phosphomethylpyrimidine synthase ThiC, with product MADINSHLEIGVTTGPIRGSRKVHVGPLKVAMREIDLEPSSGEPPVRVYDTSGPYSDPSVTIDIASGLAQLRREWQLARGDVEEYTARDVRPEDNGQLGPDRSGGVPAFPNVAKTVLKAKPGANLSQMHYARRGIITPEMEYVAIRENLGRAQLREYIRDGQDWGAEIPDYVTPEFVRDEVARGRAIIPSNVNHPEAEPMAIGRNFLVKINANIGNSAVASDVASEVDKMVWSIRWGADTVMDLSTGRNIHDTREWIIRNSPVPIGTVPIYQALEKVGGVAEDLTWEIFRDTLIEQAEQGVDYFTIHAGVRLPYIPMTAKRVTGIVSRGGSIMAKWCLAHHKESFLYERFDEITEIMKAYDIAYSLGDGLRPGSIADANDEAQFAELYTLGELTKRAWAQDVQVMIEGPGHVPMHKIKENMDKQLASCGEAPFYTLGPLVTDIAPGYDHITSGIGAAMIGWYGTAMLCYVTPKEHLGLPDRDDVKVGVVTYKLAAHAADLAKGHPAAKVRDDALSKARFEFRWRDQFNLSLDPETAEQYHDQTLPAEGAKTAHFCSMCGPKFCSMKITQEVRDFAAKQNQESTAFIAAEEAEAGMKEMSEVFRETGSELYMGSGGREHD from the coding sequence ATGGCCGACATCAATTCCCACCTCGAAATAGGCGTGACCACGGGCCCGATCCGCGGCAGCCGCAAGGTCCACGTCGGGCCGCTCAAGGTGGCGATGCGCGAGATCGATCTCGAACCCTCGAGCGGCGAGCCCCCGGTGCGCGTCTACGACACCTCCGGTCCCTACAGCGATCCCTCGGTCACCATCGACATCGCCTCTGGCCTCGCGCAGCTCCGCCGCGAATGGCAACTCGCCCGCGGTGACGTCGAGGAATACACCGCCCGCGACGTGCGCCCCGAGGACAATGGCCAGCTCGGCCCCGACCGGTCGGGCGGCGTTCCGGCGTTCCCCAATGTCGCCAAGACCGTGCTCAAGGCGAAGCCCGGCGCCAACCTCAGCCAGATGCACTACGCCCGCCGCGGCATCATCACGCCCGAGATGGAATATGTCGCCATCCGCGAGAACCTCGGCCGCGCGCAGCTGCGCGAATATATCCGCGACGGTCAGGACTGGGGCGCCGAGATCCCCGACTATGTGACTCCCGAGTTCGTGCGCGACGAAGTGGCGCGCGGGCGGGCGATCATCCCGTCCAACGTCAACCACCCCGAAGCCGAGCCGATGGCGATCGGGCGCAACTTCCTGGTCAAGATCAACGCCAACATCGGCAACTCCGCCGTTGCCAGCGACGTGGCGAGCGAAGTTGACAAGATGGTCTGGTCGATCCGCTGGGGCGCCGACACCGTGATGGACCTCTCGACGGGCCGCAACATCCACGACACCCGCGAATGGATCATCCGCAACAGCCCCGTGCCGATCGGCACCGTGCCGATCTACCAGGCGCTGGAAAAGGTCGGCGGCGTGGCCGAGGACCTCACCTGGGAGATCTTCCGCGACACGCTGATCGAGCAGGCCGAACAGGGCGTCGACTACTTCACCATCCACGCCGGCGTGCGCCTGCCCTACATCCCGATGACCGCCAAGCGCGTCACCGGCATCGTCAGCCGCGGTGGTTCGATCATGGCCAAGTGGTGCCTGGCGCATCACAAGGAATCGTTCCTCTACGAACGCTTCGACGAGATCACCGAGATCATGAAGGCCTACGACATTGCCTATTCGCTCGGCGACGGGTTGCGCCCCGGCTCGATCGCCGACGCCAATGACGAAGCGCAGTTCGCCGAACTCTACACCCTGGGCGAACTGACCAAGCGCGCCTGGGCGCAGGACGTGCAGGTCATGATCGAAGGCCCCGGCCACGTGCCGATGCACAAGATCAAGGAGAACATGGACAAGCAGCTCGCCAGCTGCGGCGAGGCTCCGTTCTACACCCTCGGGCCCTTGGTCACCGACATTGCGCCGGGCTACGACCACATCACCAGCGGCATCGGCGCGGCGATGATTGGTTGGTACGGCACGGCGATGCTTTGCTACGTCACCCCCAAGGAACACCTTGGCCTGCCCGACCGTGACGACGTGAAGGTCGGCGTGGTCACCTACAAGCTCGCCGCCCACGCCGCCGACCTCGCCAAGGGCCACCCGGCGGCCAAGGTCCGCGACGACGCGCTGTCCAAAGCCCGCTTCGAGTTCCGCTGGCGCGACCAGTTCAACCTCAGCCTCGATCCCGAGACGGCCGAGCAATACCACGACCAGACCTTGCCCGCAGAAGGCGCCAAGACGGCGCACTTCTGCTCGATGTGCGGGCCCAAGTTCTGCTCGATGAAGATCACCCAGGAAGTGCGCGACTTCGCCGCCAAGCAGAACCAGGAAAGCACCGCCTTCATCGCGGCGGAAGAAGCCGAAGCCGGGATGAAGGAAATGAGCGAGGTGTTCCGCGAAACCGGCAGCGAGCTCTACATGGGCTCGGGCGGAAGGGAGCACGACTGA
- a CDS encoding SOS response-associated peptidase family protein, with product MCNLYRMEKAPDAIVGLARELGREIAFPEGVPNFEPRDVRITERAPIVRTAASGALELVERRWSWPAPTGKPVFNFRGEGRRFAPAERCVVLTDGFYEFTTPEDPKAKRKDRWLFTWPEHDWFGIAGIVRHDPKVGEAFTLLTCEPGPDIEPYHNRQVVLLSPAACFGWLDAAEAEGAFIQPLPSGSLMVARA from the coding sequence ATGTGCAATCTCTACCGCATGGAGAAGGCCCCCGACGCGATCGTCGGCCTCGCCCGCGAGCTGGGGCGCGAGATCGCGTTCCCCGAGGGCGTGCCCAACTTCGAGCCGCGCGATGTACGGATCACCGAGCGCGCGCCGATCGTGCGGACCGCGGCTTCGGGAGCGCTGGAACTGGTCGAACGCCGCTGGAGTTGGCCGGCGCCGACAGGAAAGCCGGTCTTCAACTTCCGCGGCGAAGGCCGCCGCTTCGCACCAGCCGAACGCTGCGTGGTCCTGACTGACGGCTTCTACGAATTCACCACGCCGGAAGACCCCAAGGCCAAGCGCAAGGACCGCTGGCTGTTCACCTGGCCGGAGCACGACTGGTTTGGGATCGCGGGTATCGTGCGCCACGATCCCAAGGTGGGCGAGGCGTTCACGCTGCTCACCTGCGAGCCGGGACCTGATATCGAGCCCTATCACAACCGGCAGGTCGTGCTGCTTAGCCCGGCGGCCTGCTTTGGCTGGCTCGATGCGGCAGAGGCTGAGGGGGCCTTTATCCAGCCTCTGCCGAGTGGATCCCTAATGGTCGCGCGGGCTTAG
- a CDS encoding Txe/YoeB family addiction module toxin — MKLVFSDRAWGHYLYWQTEDPKVLKRLNGLLKECLREPFRGTGKPEPLGGSLAGWWSRRINQEHRLVYRVSGKEEAQALEVAQCRYHY, encoded by the coding sequence GTGAAGCTGGTCTTCTCGGATCGCGCTTGGGGGCATTATCTTTACTGGCAGACCGAAGATCCGAAGGTGCTCAAACGCTTGAACGGACTTCTCAAGGAATGTCTGCGTGAGCCGTTCCGAGGCACCGGCAAGCCGGAACCCCTCGGTGGCAGTCTGGCAGGCTGGTGGTCGCGGAGGATCAACCAGGAGCATCGCTTGGTCTATCGAGTCAGTGGGAAGGAAGAGGCGCAAGCGCTCGAAGTGGCGCAGTGCCGTTACCATTACTAA
- a CDS encoding type II toxin-antitoxin system Phd/YefM family antitoxin produces the protein MQAISYSEARENLKSVIDRVVADHTPIAITRQRGEGAVLVSESDWASIEETMYLLRSPANARELLASIAELDAGKSVERELIDP, from the coding sequence ATGCAGGCCATTAGCTATTCTGAGGCGCGCGAGAACCTGAAGTCGGTGATCGACAGGGTCGTCGCCGATCACACACCTATCGCAATCACTCGCCAGCGCGGCGAGGGTGCGGTGCTAGTGTCCGAAAGCGATTGGGCATCGATCGAAGAGACGATGTACTTGCTGCGCTCCCCTGCGAACGCGCGTGAATTGCTGGCGAGCATTGCGGAACTCGATGCGGGCAAGAGTGTCGAGCGCGAGCTGATCGATCCGTGA
- a CDS encoding glycoside hydrolase family 5 protein, which produces MRARSARWKKACAIGAVLTCGVVALSSCGGGSGPSAGAGAPTPTPTVTPSPSPTPTSSATPVLTNANTRIGPCVNMGNHLEAPNEGDWGRAIVDSDFAEIKAQGFETVRLPVRFSNHAATTAPYTIDAAFMNRVEHVVDTARAAGLRVILDLHHYEDPQGNLFANPAAQTPRFAGLWKQIAERFRNKDGMVWFELLNEPHDQITHANLRSVLEPALREVRATNPTRPVVIGGEFWSGINSLSTLPLPNDAYLVATFHYYDPFNFTHQGASWVTPTPPFGVAFPIGTDTADLAANVQKAKDFIARTNRPLFMGEYGAIETIPLAQRATWYGTVHDAFAAGEVDGCVWAYTNTMPVRDPATGAWITQLLDAIGL; this is translated from the coding sequence ATGCGTGCGCGCTCAGCTCGTTGGAAGAAGGCTTGCGCAATCGGCGCGGTGCTGACGTGTGGCGTCGTGGCACTATCGTCCTGCGGTGGCGGCTCGGGTCCCTCGGCCGGGGCAGGAGCGCCCACTCCCACACCCACGGTCACGCCTTCTCCCTCGCCAACGCCGACATCATCCGCGACGCCGGTGCTGACCAACGCCAACACCCGCATCGGGCCCTGCGTGAACATGGGCAACCACCTCGAAGCTCCAAACGAGGGCGACTGGGGCAGGGCAATCGTCGACAGCGACTTTGCCGAGATCAAGGCGCAAGGGTTCGAGACGGTGCGCTTGCCGGTGCGGTTCTCCAACCACGCCGCCACGACCGCGCCCTACACGATCGATGCGGCCTTCATGAACCGGGTCGAGCACGTGGTCGACACCGCGCGGGCGGCGGGGCTGCGGGTGATCCTAGACCTGCATCACTACGAGGATCCGCAGGGGAACCTATTCGCCAATCCGGCCGCGCAAACGCCGCGCTTTGCCGGGCTGTGGAAGCAGATCGCGGAACGCTTCCGCAACAAGGACGGCATGGTGTGGTTCGAGCTGCTCAACGAGCCGCACGACCAGATCACCCATGCGAACTTGCGCTCGGTACTGGAGCCCGCCTTGCGCGAGGTTCGCGCGACCAATCCCACGCGTCCGGTGGTGATCGGGGGCGAGTTCTGGAGCGGGATCAATTCGCTCTCGACCTTGCCGCTACCCAACGACGCCTATCTGGTCGCGACCTTCCACTACTACGATCCGTTCAACTTCACTCACCAGGGCGCCTCGTGGGTGACGCCGACGCCTCCATTCGGAGTGGCTTTCCCAATCGGCACCGACACCGCCGATCTTGCGGCCAATGTGCAGAAGGCGAAGGACTTCATTGCCCGCACCAACCGCCCGCTGTTCATGGGTGAGTACGGCGCGATCGAGACCATCCCGCTGGCTCAGCGGGCGACTTGGTACGGCACCGTCCACGATGCCTTCGCCGCTGGGGAGGTCGACGGTTGCGTCTGGGCCTACACCAACACCATGCCGGTGCGCGATCCGGCGACGGGCGCCTGGATTACCCAGTTGCTCGATGCGATCGGGCTCTAG
- a CDS encoding DUF6152 family protein, whose amino-acid sequence MKTASRYVFGLVVVLGLSASAAAHHGWAWTEDQETRLTGTIVSISYGNPHMHLQVRTEQGGVWEVDLSPPIVAQGSGFGPGAAKAGDKVVLTGHRARDRDLLAFKGETITVGGKTYDVYPQREKSLRPTA is encoded by the coding sequence ATGAAGACTGCCTCAAGATACGTATTTGGCCTCGTCGTTGTGCTCGGCCTGTCAGCCAGCGCCGCCGCGCATCATGGGTGGGCCTGGACCGAAGACCAGGAAACCCGCCTCACCGGCACGATCGTGTCGATCAGCTACGGCAATCCGCACATGCACTTGCAGGTCCGCACCGAGCAGGGCGGGGTGTGGGAAGTCGACCTCTCGCCGCCGATCGTGGCGCAGGGTTCGGGCTTCGGGCCTGGCGCAGCGAAGGCCGGCGACAAGGTCGTGCTGACGGGACATCGAGCGCGCGATCGGGACCTGCTCGCCTTCAAGGGCGAGACCATCACCGTCGGCGGCAAGACCTACGACGTCTATCCGCAGCGCGAAAAATCGTTGCGGCCGACCGCCTGA
- a CDS encoding tetratricopeptide repeat protein, whose translation MRCLSLAGAALVIATLGSIPSPADAQRSTSAQRTTAAQRAANAAAQRAKEDETWCWDAGEQFSPAQRIAGCNGLLRSRTLAAEDRPYVIAMLGYTHHELRQYDEALEKFSEKIRLQPEVADGYGWRGDVYLEQGENEQAVDDYSKALNLQPDSPDAAGWFQNRGMARARLGDFKGALQDYDRSLAKGGPDASLSLSRGDVFVDQRKYRDAVEEYSEAVELAPQDAHTWNARCWARAAQGRNLDRALDDCEKSLSLDGNNPDAHDSRGLVHLKQKEWEAAVEDYETARTLDAATASAYFGHAIALQRLDRDDEAEADFKKALALDPKIAEKYEAWGVKRR comes from the coding sequence ATGCGGTGCCTGTCGCTTGCCGGCGCGGCTCTGGTCATTGCCACGTTGGGTTCGATCCCCAGCCCAGCGGACGCCCAAAGAAGCACTTCAGCACAGCGGACCACCGCGGCGCAGCGGGCGGCAAACGCAGCAGCACAGAGAGCCAAAGAGGACGAAACGTGGTGCTGGGATGCGGGCGAGCAATTCTCACCCGCCCAGCGGATCGCCGGCTGCAACGGCCTGCTCCGATCCCGCACCCTCGCCGCCGAGGATCGGCCTTACGTAATCGCCATGCTCGGGTACACGCACCACGAGCTCCGGCAATACGACGAGGCGCTCGAGAAGTTCTCCGAGAAGATCCGCCTGCAGCCGGAAGTGGCCGATGGCTATGGCTGGCGCGGCGATGTCTACCTTGAGCAGGGTGAGAACGAGCAGGCGGTCGACGACTATTCGAAGGCGCTCAACCTCCAGCCCGATTCACCGGATGCTGCCGGGTGGTTCCAGAACCGCGGAATGGCGCGCGCCCGTCTCGGCGACTTCAAGGGTGCCCTGCAGGACTACGACCGGTCGCTTGCGAAGGGCGGACCCGACGCGTCGCTGTCGCTCAGCCGGGGCGATGTCTTCGTCGACCAGCGGAAGTACCGCGACGCGGTCGAGGAATATTCGGAAGCCGTCGAACTAGCTCCTCAGGACGCCCACACCTGGAACGCGCGCTGTTGGGCCCGCGCGGCGCAGGGGCGCAATCTGGATAGGGCGCTCGACGATTGCGAAAAGTCGCTGAGCCTCGACGGCAACAACCCCGACGCCCACGACAGCCGCGGCCTGGTCCATCTCAAGCAGAAGGAGTGGGAAGCGGCGGTGGAGGACTACGAGACCGCGCGCACGCTCGACGCTGCGACGGCGTCAGCCTATTTTGGCCATGCGATCGCGCTGCAAAGGCTCGACCGCGACGACGAGGCCGAAGCGGATTTCAAGAAAGCCCTCGCGCTCGATCCGAAGATCGCGGAGAAGTACGAAGCGTGGGGCGTCAAGCGGCGGTAA
- a CDS encoding DUF2585 family protein, translating into MTLKPHRAAWLATLALFLLTIAILFAMDRPPICTCGEIKLWHGVVESNGNSQHITDWYSPSHFTHGLIMYFFAWLLWIKFGLFGGKPARWALPIAVFVEAAWEISENTPMVIDRYRSVTVSFGYSGDSIINSAADIGWMIVGFMVASRLPTWASVALALFLELLTLWVIRDNLTLNVIMLFWPIEAIRQWQAAG; encoded by the coding sequence ATGACTTTGAAGCCGCACCGCGCCGCCTGGCTGGCGACGCTGGCCCTATTCCTGCTGACGATCGCGATTCTGTTCGCGATGGACCGGCCGCCGATCTGCACCTGCGGCGAGATCAAGCTGTGGCACGGCGTGGTCGAATCCAACGGCAACAGCCAGCACATTACCGACTGGTATTCGCCCAGCCACTTCACCCACGGCCTGATCATGTACTTCTTCGCCTGGCTGCTGTGGATCAAGTTCGGGCTGTTTGGTGGCAAGCCGGCGCGCTGGGCGCTGCCGATCGCCGTCTTCGTTGAGGCGGCATGGGAGATCTCCGAGAACACGCCGATGGTGATCGACCGCTACCGCTCGGTCACTGTCAGTTTCGGCTACAGCGGCGATTCCATCATCAATTCTGCGGCCGATATCGGCTGGATGATCGTCGGCTTCATGGTCGCCTCGCGCCTGCCGACATGGGCGAGCGTGGCTCTGGCGCTGTTCCTTGAGCTGCTGACGCTATGGGTGATCCGCGACAACCTGACGCTCAATGTCATCATGCTGTTCTGGCCGATCGAGGCGATCCGGCAGTGGCAGGCGGCGGGGTAA
- the crtY gene encoding lycopene beta-cyclase CrtY, producing the protein MADRDCDIALVGGGLSGGLIALALARHRPDLTVALLEAGDRLGGNHRWSWFESDLTPEGAELLDSFRITRWDRGYDVCFPGFSRHLGTRYRSLTSTDFADGLERLLPNGTIRCATDVQSLDRDGVTLAGGERVSAKAVIDCRGFELPSPLNGGWQVFMGRHLRTTAPHGIEHPVIMDADVEQIGGYRFVYVLPLGPNEIFVEDTYYLDEPVLDREELSARIDGYCRDNGWTGEILGTETGVLPVITGGSFAAFQQAQRIEGVGVAGARGGYAHPLTSYTLPFAVETALAIAGANTVSGEEIATLLEQRASRHWRSTRFYRKLGAMLFRAARPEDRWQIFARFYRLHRSLIERFYAARSTRADKARILCGRPPVPVHRAVRAMLEAA; encoded by the coding sequence ATGGCTGATCGGGACTGCGATATCGCCCTCGTCGGCGGCGGATTGTCCGGCGGTCTGATCGCGCTTGCCCTGGCGCGGCACAGGCCGGACCTCACGGTCGCGTTGCTTGAAGCCGGCGACCGCCTGGGCGGCAATCACCGCTGGAGCTGGTTTGAGAGCGACCTGACGCCTGAGGGCGCCGAGCTGCTCGACAGCTTCCGGATCACACGCTGGGACCGGGGCTACGACGTATGCTTCCCCGGCTTCTCGCGCCATCTTGGCACCCGCTACCGCTCGCTCACTTCAACTGACTTTGCCGACGGGTTGGAGCGCCTCCTTCCCAACGGGACCATCCGCTGCGCCACCGATGTGCAGTCACTCGACCGGGACGGGGTAACGCTGGCCGGAGGAGAGCGGGTCTCGGCCAAAGCAGTCATCGACTGCCGCGGCTTCGAACTGCCGTCGCCGCTCAACGGTGGCTGGCAGGTCTTCATGGGCCGGCACTTGCGAACCACTGCCCCGCACGGGATCGAGCACCCGGTGATCATGGACGCGGACGTCGAGCAGATCGGCGGCTACCGCTTCGTCTATGTCCTTCCGCTCGGGCCGAACGAGATCTTCGTCGAGGATACCTACTACCTGGACGAACCCGTGCTCGACCGAGAGGAGCTCTCGGCGCGGATCGACGGTTATTGCCGGGACAACGGCTGGACTGGCGAGATCTTGGGAACCGAAACGGGAGTCCTGCCGGTAATCACCGGCGGCAGCTTCGCGGCCTTCCAGCAAGCGCAACGGATCGAGGGCGTCGGCGTGGCCGGCGCGCGCGGCGGGTACGCGCATCCTTTGACGAGTTACACCCTGCCCTTCGCGGTGGAGACGGCGCTTGCGATCGCTGGGGCGAACACCGTCTCGGGCGAAGAAATCGCAACGCTGCTCGAACAACGCGCCAGCCGCCACTGGCGTTCGACGAGGTTCTACCGCAAACTCGGCGCCATGCTGTTCCGCGCCGCCCGACCCGAAGACCGCTGGCAGATCTTCGCCCGGTTCTATCGCCTGCACCGCAGTCTGATCGAACGCTTCTACGCCGCCCGTTCGACCCGAGCCGACAAGGCCCGCATCCTCTGCGGCCGTCCGCCAGTACCGGTACACCGCGCGGTGCGAGCCATGCTGGAGGCCGCGTGA
- a CDS encoding phytoene desaturase: MSSVAGRRACVIGAGFGGLALAIRLQAAGVATTLIEARDKPGGRAYYWQRDGFTFDAGPTVITDPDCLRELWALTGHDMAADVELLPVMPFYRLSWPDGTVFDYSNDENELRREIARIDPGDIAGYDAFLQYSAAVYEEGYVKLGAVPFLDFQSMIKAAPALAKHQAWRSVYNVVSKHVRSEKLRQALSFHTLLVGGNPFTTSSIYALIHKLEKDGGVWWARGGTNRLVAGMLRHFERLGGEVRLHDPVVRIDSTGNRVEQVETQSGWQGRFHAVASNADIVHSYRDLLGSSQRGQVMGKRLAKKRFSPSLFVVHFGIEGHWPGIPHHMILFGPRYEGLLDDIYVNGVLPADFSIYLHHPSVTDPTMAPEGMSTFYALVPVAHMGKLAIDWEQYGPLLEKRILDEVGRRLIPDIHDRILTKFHYAPRDFALDLNAHVGSAFSLEPILTQSAYFRGHNRDDVLHNFYLVGAGTHPGAGIPGVVGSAKATAGLMLEDLAR; the protein is encoded by the coding sequence GTGAGCAGCGTCGCAGGCAGACGCGCCTGTGTGATCGGCGCCGGCTTCGGCGGGCTCGCGCTCGCCATCCGGCTGCAAGCTGCGGGTGTGGCGACCACGCTGATCGAGGCGCGCGACAAGCCTGGTGGCCGCGCCTACTATTGGCAGCGCGACGGGTTCACCTTCGACGCCGGGCCTACTGTGATTACCGACCCCGATTGCCTGCGCGAGCTCTGGGCGCTCACCGGCCATGACATGGCTGCCGATGTCGAGCTGCTCCCGGTCATGCCGTTTTACCGCCTGAGCTGGCCCGATGGGACGGTGTTCGACTACTCGAACGACGAGAACGAACTGCGCCGTGAGATCGCCCGGATCGATCCGGGCGACATCGCCGGATACGACGCCTTTCTCCAGTACTCGGCGGCGGTCTACGAGGAAGGCTACGTCAAGCTCGGCGCAGTGCCGTTCCTCGACTTTCAGAGCATGATCAAAGCCGCGCCCGCCCTGGCGAAACACCAGGCCTGGCGGTCGGTCTACAATGTGGTCAGCAAGCATGTGCGGAGCGAAAAGCTGCGCCAGGCGCTGAGCTTCCACACCCTGTTGGTCGGCGGCAATCCTTTCACCACCAGCAGCATTTACGCGCTGATCCACAAGCTCGAGAAGGACGGCGGCGTCTGGTGGGCGCGTGGCGGTACCAACCGCCTGGTTGCAGGGATGCTGCGCCATTTCGAGCGGCTCGGCGGCGAGGTCCGCCTGCATGATCCAGTGGTCCGGATCGACAGCACCGGCAACCGCGTGGAGCAGGTCGAAACGCAAAGCGGCTGGCAAGGCCGGTTCCATGCCGTCGCCAGCAACGCCGACATCGTGCATTCCTACCGCGACCTGCTCGGCAGCAGCCAGCGAGGGCAAGTCATGGGCAAGCGGCTGGCGAAGAAGCGCTTCAGCCCTTCGCTGTTCGTGGTGCATTTCGGGATCGAAGGGCACTGGCCGGGCATTCCCCATCATATGATCCTGTTCGGACCGCGTTACGAAGGCTTGCTCGACGATATCTACGTCAACGGCGTGCTGCCGGCTGACTTCTCGATCTACCTCCATCACCCCTCGGTGACCGACCCGACGATGGCGCCCGAGGGGATGAGCACGTTCTATGCCCTGGTGCCCGTCGCCCACATGGGCAAGCTGGCGATCGACTGGGAACAGTACGGCCCGCTGCTCGAAAAGCGCATTCTCGACGAAGTCGGCCGGCGGCTGATCCCCGACATCCACGACCGCATCCTGACCAAGTTCCACTACGCCCCGCGCGACTTCGCGCTCGACCTCAACGCCCATGTCGGCAGCGCCTTCAGCCTGGAGCCGATCTTGACGCAGAGCGCCTATTTCCGCGGCCACAACCGCGATGACGTGCTGCACAACTTCTACCTCGTCGGCGCCGGCACGCACCCGGGTGCGGGCATCCCCGGCGTCGTCGGCAGCGCCAAGGCGACCGCGGGACTGATGCTGGAGGACCTGGCGCGATGA
- a CDS encoding TIGR00730 family Rossman fold protein, with protein sequence MKRLAVYCGSASPADPRYEELAMDVGKALALRGIGVVYGGGKLGLMGAVAAGALLEGGEVVGVIPDALVKAEVANKACTELHVVSTMHERKEAFTDLSDGFLTLPGGVGTMDELWEALSWAQLGYHAKPVGLLNAYGFYDGLIEFYHRMGESGFIRAEHRSVLIQNTELDPLLASMESYVPHRPIFRMTAEEL encoded by the coding sequence ATGAAACGCCTTGCGGTCTATTGCGGCTCTGCCTCGCCAGCCGATCCTCGCTACGAGGAACTGGCGATGGATGTCGGCAAGGCGCTCGCCCTGCGCGGCATCGGCGTGGTCTATGGCGGTGGCAAATTGGGCTTGATGGGTGCGGTCGCGGCCGGGGCCTTGCTTGAAGGTGGCGAGGTCGTGGGCGTCATCCCCGATGCGCTGGTCAAAGCCGAGGTGGCCAACAAAGCCTGCACAGAGCTGCACGTCGTTTCGACCATGCACGAACGCAAGGAAGCCTTCACCGACCTCTCCGACGGGTTCCTTACCCTGCCGGGCGGCGTCGGTACGATGGACGAGCTGTGGGAGGCTCTTAGCTGGGCCCAGCTTGGCTACCACGCGAAGCCGGTCGGGCTGCTCAACGCCTATGGCTTCTACGACGGCCTGATCGAATTCTACCACCGCATGGGCGAAAGCGGCTTCATCCGGGCCGAGCACCGCAGCGTGCTGATCCAGAACACCGAGCTCGATCCGCTGCTGGCGAGCATGGAGAGCTATGTGCCGCACCGGCCTATCTTCCGGATGACCGCGGAGGAGCTCTAG
- a CDS encoding phytoene/squalene synthase family protein, translating to MVIRSFKDRRPRLLAPSRILRPPVRQVGGGREREELVDEARASIAKGSKSFALASRLFDRPTREKAWLLYAWCRRCDDIADGQEFGWRTNDEELAEHYIQALRILTRRALDGQPTADPAFDAFGQVALEARLTEQMANDVIAGFELDAEGWRPRTEGDLMRYCYHVAGAVGVMMANVMGVPDDDESMLDRACDLGLAFQLANIARDMSEDDAAGRCYLPVEWLVEADIPPGEHMKPKHREELVVLVSRLVDLAEQHETAARFGAAQLPFRQRWAVLSAANIYLAIARKVRARGVKAWDHRVTVSLLEKLGAVFRALSQAFSRPREPDEWPRWTRGEILVAVRMEGPIAPIPMTPLPDEES from the coding sequence ATGGTGATCCGCAGTTTCAAGGACCGCCGCCCGCGCCTTCTCGCGCCGTCGCGCATCCTCCGCCCCCCGGTGCGGCAAGTCGGCGGAGGGCGCGAGCGCGAGGAGTTGGTCGATGAAGCGCGCGCGTCTATTGCCAAGGGCAGCAAGAGCTTCGCCCTCGCCAGCCGCCTGTTCGATCGTCCGACGCGCGAAAAGGCCTGGCTGCTCTATGCCTGGTGCCGCCGCTGCGACGACATTGCCGACGGACAGGAGTTCGGCTGGCGGACAAACGACGAGGAACTCGCCGAACACTACATCCAGGCGCTGCGCATCCTCACTCGCCGCGCGCTCGATGGACAGCCCACCGCAGACCCCGCGTTCGATGCCTTCGGCCAGGTTGCGCTCGAGGCCCGACTGACTGAGCAGATGGCCAATGACGTGATCGCCGGCTTCGAACTCGACGCCGAAGGCTGGCGTCCGCGCACCGAGGGCGACCTGATGCGTTACTGCTATCACGTGGCGGGGGCTGTCGGAGTGATGATGGCCAACGTCATGGGCGTGCCCGACGATGACGAGAGCATGCTCGACCGGGCGTGCGACCTCGGCCTGGCGTTCCAGCTCGCCAACATCGCGCGCGACATGTCGGAGGACGATGCGGCAGGCCGCTGTTACCTACCGGTCGAGTGGCTGGTCGAGGCCGACATCCCGCCCGGCGAGCACATGAAGCCGAAACATCGCGAAGAGCTCGTCGTGCTGGTCAGCCGCCTTGTCGACCTGGCCGAACAGCACGAAACCGCCGCACGGTTCGGCGCCGCGCAGCTGCCGTTCCGCCAGCGCTGGGCGGTGCTGTCGGCGGCGAACATCTACCTCGCCATCGCGCGCAAGGTCCGCGCCCGTGGCGTAAAGGCCTGGGATCACCGGGTGACGGTATCCTTGCTGGAGAAGCTCGGCGCGGTGTTCCGGGCACTTTCGCAGGCGTTCAGCCGGCCGCGCGAACCTGACGAATGGCCGCGCTGGACTCGCGGCGAGATCCTCGTTGCAGTGCGAATGGAAGGTCCGATTGCTCCGATCCCGATGACCCCGCTGCCGGATGAGGAATCATGA